The genomic window CGTCTTCTGCCCCCACCGTGATGCGATGCCCGATCGCGGCGGCGATATCCTGGCTGCAGCGACCATCGAGTTCGGGGGCATCACAAACCCGCTCATGAATGCAATGCCCGAGCGGATCGTGATCCCCCTCGGCGAGTCCCCTACCCTACAAGCTCTGACTGCAGCCTTTGTAACCGAGGCCTCGGACATGCGATGCGGCAGGCAAGTCGCTCTCGACCGCTTGTGCGAGGTGATCATCTTGCTTGTGCTTCGGAGAGCAATCGATATCGGCTCAACGCGACCAGGACTTCTTGCCGGCCTATCCCATCCAGCGATCCATAAGGCTCTGGTCGCTATGCACGATCAACCCTCTCGCCCGTGGCACACCGAGGAGCTTGCGAGTATCAGCGGACTCTCGCGGAGCCGCTTCATGACTCTGTTTCCCAAAGTGACCGGCACTACACCGGCTGCCTATCTTAAGGCGTGGCGGCTGACACTTGGCCAGCGTGAGCTCCAGCGCGGCGAGCGCGTCAAGTCGGTCGCGAGGCGCGTGGGTTTTGGCAGCGCAGCGGCGTTCTCGCGCGCATACGCATTGGCATTCGGCCATTCACCGATCTCTTTGCGTAAGCCAGGTCCTGCGTCGCGGGATGTCGCTGCTGCCAATTAGCTGTTACCGCCGACAGATCGTCAAGCGTCAGGCGAAAAGGTCCGTCAAGCGGTCGTCTATGCGTGAAGGCGTAATCTCGAGGATCTCGGCAGTAACAACTTCCGCCGCGACAAATGGATCGAGAGCGACGCACTCCTCGACCTGCGAACGAGAGAGGCGACCGCTCAGGAGTATGGCTCCGCCAAGGTTCGGCTGAAGACTCCCTGCCATCAGGAATGCGCCGTCGTCGAAGCCGCGCTTGAGCCAATCGTTGTGGCCTTGCATGAACTGGCCGGCTTGTGCCTTGTTAGATCCAAATTTCAGAAGAGCAATAAACATCGCGGTCCCTTTTATGAGTGATGCATGGCACGCC from Bradyrhizobium zhanjiangense includes these protein-coding regions:
- a CDS encoding helix-turn-helix transcriptional regulator; translated protein: MTAKHDRLSAFFDAFQMSVTVAAKDARDAVANLVVVGEGGCARSVVFCPHRDAMPDRGGDILAAATIEFGGITNPLMNAMPERIVIPLGESPTLQALTAAFVTEASDMRCGRQVALDRLCEVIILLVLRRAIDIGSTRPGLLAGLSHPAIHKALVAMHDQPSRPWHTEELASISGLSRSRFMTLFPKVTGTTPAAYLKAWRLTLGQRELQRGERVKSVARRVGFGSAAAFSRAYALAFGHSPISLRKPGPASRDVAAAN
- a CDS encoding YciI family protein; the protein is MFIALLKFGSNKAQAGQFMQGHNDWLKRGFDDGAFLMAGSLQPNLGGAILLSGRLSRSQVEECVALDPFVAAEVVTAEILEITPSRIDDRLTDLFA